A genomic segment from Drosophila miranda strain MSH22 chromosome 3, D.miranda_PacBio2.1, whole genome shotgun sequence encodes:
- the LOC117187698 gene encoding uncharacterized protein LOC117187698 → MEKSEIRLQRMSNVYQSQSSYMYLRNKMLLKIENTLLRSHRQRETTGIKKLYNSFFVLF, encoded by the coding sequence ATGGAGAAATCTGAAATACGACTGCAGCGCATGTCAAATGTATATCAATCGCAATCGAGCTATATGTATCTGAGGAACAAAATGCTGTTAAAAATCGAAAATACCCTACTCCGAAGCCATCGTCAGCGTGAGACCACCGGAATTAAGAAACTGTACAATTCGTTTTTCGTATTGTTTTAA
- the LOC108160440 gene encoding CAAX prenyl protease 1 homolog yields the protein MSSIDADTVLYSILALVIIENAVEIYISLRQVKVYRNALKVPVELTSHMTEETFHKARKYGLDQENFGIFKAVLMDVALLCLELHIGLIAVVWKISVNVLNHLEWDASNEILVSCVFVVISNVISTFKSLPFKIYKIFVLEETHGFNKQTAGFFAWDQVKGFLVTQVLMIPITAALIFIVQRGGDNFFIWLWLFTGMVSLVLLTLYPIFIAPLFDTYTPLEKGPLRQSIEDLAASLKFPLTKLFVVDGSKRSSHSNAYFYGLWNSKRIVLFDTLLLNKGKPDASELSDDEKGKGCTNEEVLAVLGHELGHWKLGHVTKNIVIMQVHLFLMFLVFGYLFKYAPFYVAMGFEPGTRPILVGLLVVFTYVLAPYNAIINFAMTILSRLFEYQADEFAFKLGFAEQLGRALIKLNLDNLGFPVYDWLYSTWNHSHPTLLQRLNRLQELKESKKLN from the exons ATGTCGTCAATAGATGCAGACACGGTTCTGTACAGCATTTTGGCTTTAGTTATTATTGAAAACGCTGTGGAGATTTACATATCGCTGCGCCAA GTGAAAGTATATCGAAATGCACTGAAAGTGCCAGTGGAGCTGACGTCACACATGACGGAGGAGACATTCCACAAGGCGCGCAAATATGGTCTGGACCAGGAGAACTTTGGCATCTTCAAGGCGGTGCTGATGGACGTCGCTTTGCTTTGTCTGGAGCTGCACATCGGGCTGATTGCCGTTGTTTGGAAAATATCGGTGAATGTACTCAACCACCTTGAATGGGACGCCAGCAATGAGATTCTGGTCAGCTGCGTCTTTGTGGTGATCTCCAACGTGATTAGCACATTCAAGTCGCTGCCTTTCAAAATCTACAAAATCTTTGTGCTAGAGGAGACGCATGGTTTCAACAAGCAAACGGCTGGGTTCTTTGCCTGGGATCAGGTGAAGGGATTCCTGGTCACACAAGTACTCATGATTCCCATCACGGCGGCATTGATATTCATAGTGCAACGCGGCGGAGACAACTTCTTCatttggctgtggctgttcaCTGGAATGGTATCACTGGTCCTGCTCACCCTCTATCCGATCTTCATTGCTCCGCTGTTTGACACGTATACGCCGCTGGAGAAGGGCCCCCTACGACAGTCGATTGAAGATCTGGCCGCCTCTCTGAAATTCCCCCTCACAAAGCTCTTCGTTGTGGATGGCTCGAAGCGCTCGTCTCACAGCAATGCCTACTTCTACGGATTGTGGAACTCGAAGAGAATCGTGCTCTTCGACACTCTTCTCCTGAACAAGGGCAAGCCAGATGCCTCGGAGCTTTCCGATGATGAGAAGGGCAAGGGCTGCACCAACGAGGAGGTATTGGCCGTTTTGGGGCACGAACTGGGTCACTGGAAGCTGGGCCACGTCACCAAGAACATTGTTATCATGCAGGTTCATCTGTTCCTAATGTTCCTTGTCTTTGGCTACCTCTTCAAATATGCTCCCTTCTATGTGGCAATGGGATTCGAGCCCGGCACTCGTCCCATTCTGGTCGGCTTGCTGGTTGTGTTCACCTATGTGCTGGCGCCGTACAATGCAATCATCAACTTCGCCATGACGATCCTTTCGCGTCTATTCGAGTACCAGGCCGATGAGTTTGCCTTCAAGCTGGGATTTGCGGAACAGCTGGGACGGGCACTGATCAAGTTGAACCTGGACAACTTGGGCTTTCCTGTCTACGATTGGCTGTACTCTACCTGGAATCACTCGCATCCCACTCTCCTCCAGCGCCTGAACCGTCTGCAGGAGCTTAAGGAGAGCAAGAAATTAAACTAG
- the LOC108160439 gene encoding CAAX prenyl protease 1 homolog yields the protein MPSSSSNMTAYFWDKPDIILFIMIAVLVVDNLWAVYLLIREIIAVHEVEKVPSVISAHLPQELFNKMRTYMIHKSWFTIVNTLLIVVFSGIMELYFGFYPWLWKVATKCSLSKWMQHEACVSIFFVLMLSIYMTLKACPGMLYAKMCLSDLHKRRTQSWTRRICCEILETILAVIIMSLVVVSIVFMVLWLEEYTAVGLYVQSLLLTVLLILLVPFLIDPILGRRVPLENLTLLSELEHLTNVVDFPMHQVHIIRVNDPNASSNAFFYGFCCLKRIVIFDTLLLNRGLKDLSSLEPEEVGKGLRDSQVAAVVAHELGHWVNGHFYKAFFMFQLHMILMLCLFHVLFSHGPIYQAVGFEEGLQPIIVGFLIVFGFVMTPYMTLSNFCMLSVTRHFEYQADSFAWEMGYSKDLRQALLKLYADNLAFPITDPCYSSWNHTHPSMLDRLNRLEKLQQRRSS from the exons ATGCCAAGTTCTTCGAGTAACATGACTGCATATTTCTGGGACAAACCTGACATAATCCTCTTTATAATGATTGCCGTGTTGGTCGTGGACAATCTCTGGGCTGTCTACCTGTTGATCCGTGAG ATAATCGCTGTCCACGAGGTGGAGAAGGTGCCGTCAGTGATTAGTGCGCATCTGCCGCAGGAGCTATTCAACAAAATGCGCACCTACATGATACACAAGAGCTGGTTTACCATTGTCAACACCCTGCTCATAGTGGTCTTCAGTGGGATTATGGAGCTCTATTTTGGCTTCTATCCGTGGCTCTGGAAGGTGGCGACTAAATGCTCATTGTCAAAGTGGATGCAGCACGAGGCCTGCGTTTCCATATTCTTTGTGCTAATGCTGTCCATCTACATGACTTTGAAGGCATGCCCAGGCATGCTCTATGCGAAGATGTGCCTTTCGGACCTGCACAAGAGGAGGACTCAGTCGTGGACGCGTCGGATTTGCTGCGAGATCCTGGAAACCATTCTGGCCGTAATCATCATGAGCTTGGTCGTGGTTTCGATTGTGTTCATGGTCCTCTGGCTGGAGGAATACACTGCCGTGGGACTCTACGTGCAATCACTTCTCTTAACCGTGCTCCTCATACTCCTGGTGCCCTTCCTGATCGATCCTATTTTGGGCAGGCGGGTTCCCTTGGAGAACTTGACCTTGCTCTCAGAGCTGGAGCATCTTACGAATGTTGTGGATTTTCCCATGCACCAGGTGCACATCATACGCGTTAACGATCCCAATGCGTCCAGCAATGCCTTCTTCTACGGGTTCTGCTGCCTGAAGAGGATTGTGATCTTTGACACTCTATTGCTCAACAGGGGGCTGAAGGATTTGTCATCGCTGGAGCCGGAGGAAGTGGGCAAGGGTCTGCGGGACTCTCAGGTGGCTGCCGTCGTGGCACACGAGCTGGGCCATTGGGTCAATGGGCACTTCTACAAAGCGTTCTTCATGTTCCAGCTCCACATGATCCTGATGCTGTGTCTCTTTCACGTGCTCTTCTCCCATGGACCCATCTACCAGGCTGTGGGCTTTGAGGAGGGTCTGCAGCCCATTATTGTGGGCTTCCTAATTGTATTCGGATTTGTGATGACGCCCTACATGACGCTGTCCAACTTCTGCATGCTCTCCGTGACGCGACACTTTGAGTATCAGGCGGACAGCTTTGCCTGGGAGATGGGCTATTCCAAGGATCTGCGCCAGGCCCTGCTGAAGCTGTACGCGGACAATCTGGCGTTTCCCATCACGGATCCCTGCTACTCCAGCTGGAATCACACACATCCGTCGATGTTGGATCGGCTCAATCGATTGGAAAAGCTGCAGCAAAGAAGATCGAGTTGA
- the LOC117187695 gene encoding CAAX prenyl protease 1 homolog translates to MAFYDNWPEWDSKVVLALLMIIVVVGSVWEMILTKRQQLVCLNSVIVPDELRGIIPPDIFHRARIYELHKMELMSWKILVDMFLSLVELFFGFYPFLWGLAATTLAKATHKEIWISPIFVFYMTIYSCVRYLPVLAYDKCILQLRYGVQGQFSWCLYCCVAIPAIILTQILLAPIALLLVFTVQSAGYWFFLYFWGAWAIFTILLVFLFPYCCIPCIGRQRRLSEGTQLYTDVKRVCDVAGFPVKRVFIIRTKSMQYSNAYFYGSCCLKRIVLFDTLLLNKGLDPSQLKPYEVGRGLTTQQVTGVVCHELGHWKYGHFYKTTLVMKLHFLLTMLLFGVLFHCPQLYKGVGFASGITPIIVGFIIVLRFALTPYLTLANFLMLWMMRHNEFAADRYAHRLGYSAQLSSALIKIYADHMTFPVFDDCYSRWHHTHPTILQRLAYQRFLDYKAATKTEDSVKSFGKIRKTDSA, encoded by the exons ATGGCTTTCTACGACAACTGGCCAGAGTGGGACTCCAAGGTGGTGCTCGCTTTGCTAATGATCATTGTGGTAGTCGGAAGTGTGTGGGAGATGATACTGACCAAGAGACAG CAATTGGTGTGCCTGAATTCCGTCATCGTTCCCGATGAGCTTCGCGGGATCATTCCACCGGATATATTCCATAGGGCCCGCATCTACGAACTGCACAAGATGGAGCTCATGAGCTGGAAGATTTTGGTAGACATGTTTCTAAGCCTGGTCGAGCTCTTCTTTGGATTCTATCCGTTCCTCTGGGGTCTAGCTGCAACTACGCTGGCAAAAGCCACCCATAAGGAGATCTGGATAAGCCCGATATTTGTATTCTATATGACAATCTACAGCTGTGTGCGATACCTGCCCGTGCTGGCCTACGACAAGTGCATCCTGCAGCTGCGCTACGGGGTCCAGGGGCAGTTCTCCTGGTGCCTCTACTGCTGCGTTGCCATTCCAGCCATCATTCTGACGCAGATTTTACTGGCCCCCATTGCGCTGCTCCTTGTGTTTACCGTGCAGTCGGCCGGCTACTGGTTCTTCCTCTACTTCTGGGGCGCCTGGGCAATATTCACGATTTTGCTGGTCTTCTTGTTCCCCTACTGCTGCATCCCCTGCATTGGCAGGCAACGGAGGCTGTCCGAGGGCACGCAGCTGTACACCGATGTGAAGCGCGTCTGCGACGTGGCCGGATTCCCCGTGAAGCGCGTCTTCATCATCCGCACCAAGAGCATGCAGTACAGCAATGCCTACTTCTACGGCAGCTGCTGCTTAAAGCGGATCGTCCTCTTCGACACGCTGCTGCTCAACAAAGGCCTTGATCCCAGCCAGCTGAAGCCCTACGAGGTGGGCAGGGGACTCACAACTCAGCAGGTGACTGGCGTGGTGTGCCACGAGTTGGGCCACTGGAAGTACGGACACTTCTACAAGACCACGCTGGTCATGAAGCTGCACTTCCTCCTGACCATGCTGCTCTTCGGCGTGCTCTTCCACTGTCCCCAGCTGTACAAAGGTGTGGGCTTCGCATCAGGAATTACTCCCATCATCGTCGGCTTCATCATCGTCCTGCGCTTCGCTCTGACCCCATATTTGACGCTTGCCAACTTCCTGATGCTGTGGATGATGCGGCACAACGAGTTTGCTGCCGATCGCTATGCCCATCGTCTGGGCTATTCCGCGCAGCTCAGCTCGGCCCTCATCAAGATCTACGCCGATCACATGACCTTCCCGGTCTTCGATGATTGCTATTCCAGGTGGCATCACACGCATCCCACGATCCTGCAGCGACTGGCCTATCAGCGTTTCTTGGACTACAAAGCCGCTACCAAGACTGAGGACTCTGTCAAGTCCTTTGGCAAGATTCGGAAAACAGACTCAGCGTGA
- the LOC117187697 gene encoding uncharacterized protein LOC117187697 — protein sequence MAKFGPITKLTVNIGKGETRISYGNASTRVIYANPSGLAFPGGMMDPSLISDPYMEDNRYRPESFLQRHFSLLAKRLPNLMGITAPDSSEVEDPVNKDVVWYTWHSEEVEKLEPQRVEFIEWKAPETGTVKIFNRFWHLQNCFAKKRLSHKSESPKCYCLKIKQITDHIKDLIASELPEHQSVDDDASKPHVFDTKIKEVNDSLKQLHDLLELQEQCNRNQLLRTRGDTDTQ from the exons ATGGCTAAATTTGGACCGATTACAAAATTGACGGTCAACATTGGCAAGGG GGAAACACGCATCAGTTATGGAAATGCCTCTACACGTGTGATCTATGCGAATCCCTCGGGGCTTGCCTTCCCTGGGGGAATGATGGATCCTAGTCTAATCAGCGATCCCTATATGGAAGACAATCGATATCGCCCGGAGTCCTTCCTACAACGACACTTCTCCCTTCTGGCTAAGCGGTTACCCAATTTAATGGGTATCACTGCCCCGGATTCCAGTGAAgtagaagacccagttaacaAGGATGTCGTCTGGTATACCTGGCACTCGGAGGAAGTTGAAAAGCTCGAGCCACAGCGGGTCGAGTTCATAGAATGGAAAGCTCCAGAGACAGGAACTGTAAAGATCTTCAATCGGTTTTGGCATTTGCAGAACTGCTTTGCCAAGAAACGTCTCAGCCATAAATCGGAGTCGCCCAAGTG CTATTGTCTGAAAATAAAGCAGATCACGGACCACATTAAAGATCTCATTGCCTCGGAACTGCCGGAGCATCAATCAGTTGATGATGACGCATCCAAGCCTCATGTTTTTGACACCAAAATCAAGGAGGTGAACGACTCGCTCAAGCAACTGCATGATCTCCTGGAGCTCCAGGAGCAATGCAATCGAAACCAGCTACTCCGTACAAGAGGGGACACGGACAcccaataa